One stretch of Juglans microcarpa x Juglans regia isolate MS1-56 chromosome 3D, Jm3101_v1.0, whole genome shotgun sequence DNA includes these proteins:
- the LOC121254201 gene encoding cytochrome b-c1 complex subunit 8-like codes for MGKQPVRMKAVVYALSPFQQKVMPGLWKDLPGKIHHKVSENWFSAVLLLSPLIGTYTYVQHYQEKEKLEHRF; via the exons ATGGGGAAGCAGCCGGTAAGGATGAAGGCGGTTGTGTACGCTTTGTCCCCGTTCCAGCAGAAGGTAATGCCTGGGCTCTGGAAGGACCTGCCCGGCAAGATCCACCATAAAGTCTCCGAGAACTGGTTCAGTGCCGTCCTCCTCCTCTCTCCCCTCATCGGCACCTACAC ATATGTCCAACATTACCAGGAAAAGGAGAAGTTGGAGCACCGCTTTTGA